A single region of the Roseivivax sp. THAF197b genome encodes:
- the kynU gene encoding kynureninase gives MTDVIDLPVKDRFHLPEGVTYLDGNSLGVLPRGAAARAAQVIEHDWGNELIRAWNSCDWMDLPRRVGDRVAGLIGAPAGTVTMGDTLSVKVFQALSAAVEMRPDRRVILSDAGNFPSDLYMADGLVRHLGRDHSVVTPAPEDVLAAIDESVAVVMLTEVDYRTGRRHDVGAITEAAHAAGAVMIWDLAHSAGALPVDVAGCNCEFAVGCTYKYLNGGPGRPAFIYVRPDLADSIDPVLQGWLGHAAPFEMARDYRPAPGVERMRVGTPPVLQLAVLEAALDAWEGVSLESLRAASVALSERFITEVEARCPSLTLASPRDAGARGSQVSFAHPEGFAIMQALIARGVIGDFRAPDILRFGFTPLYLDEGDVVRAAEVLEEIMVTEAWRAAEYQVRGRVT, from the coding sequence ATGACCGACGTGATCGACCTGCCCGTGAAGGACCGTTTCCACCTGCCCGAGGGGGTGACCTACCTCGACGGCAATTCGCTGGGCGTATTGCCCCGGGGGGCGGCCGCGCGCGCGGCGCAGGTCATCGAGCACGATTGGGGCAATGAGCTGATCCGCGCCTGGAACAGCTGCGACTGGATGGATCTGCCGCGCCGGGTGGGCGACCGCGTGGCCGGGCTCATCGGCGCGCCCGCGGGGACGGTCACCATGGGCGACACGCTGTCGGTGAAGGTTTTCCAGGCCTTGTCCGCCGCCGTTGAGATGCGGCCCGACCGGCGCGTGATCCTGTCGGATGCGGGAAACTTCCCCTCCGATCTTTACATGGCGGACGGGTTGGTGCGGCATCTGGGGCGCGATCACAGCGTGGTCACTCCGGCGCCGGAGGACGTGCTCGCGGCCATCGACGAAAGCGTAGCGGTCGTGATGCTGACCGAGGTGGATTACCGCACCGGGCGGCGCCATGACGTCGGCGCGATCACCGAAGCGGCCCATGCGGCGGGGGCCGTCATGATCTGGGATCTGGCGCATTCCGCAGGCGCGTTGCCCGTGGATGTCGCCGGGTGCAACTGCGAATTCGCGGTGGGCTGCACCTACAAATACCTCAATGGCGGGCCGGGGAGGCCTGCCTTCATCTATGTGCGCCCTGATCTTGCCGACAGCATCGACCCGGTCCTGCAAGGCTGGCTCGGGCACGCCGCGCCCTTCGAGATGGCGCGCGACTACCGCCCGGCACCGGGGGTGGAGCGGATGCGCGTCGGCACGCCGCCGGTTCTGCAGCTCGCGGTTCTCGAGGCTGCACTCGATGCCTGGGAGGGTGTGTCGCTGGAAAGCCTGCGCGCTGCATCCGTCGCGCTGTCCGAGCGGTTCATCACCGAGGTGGAGGCGCGCTGTCCCAGCCTTACGCTCGCCTCGCCGCGGGATGCGGGTGCTCGGGGGTCGCAGGTCTCCTTCGCCCATCCCGAGGGCTTTGCCATCATGCAGGCCTTGATCGCGCGCGGCGTGATCGGCGATTTCCGGGCGCCCGACATCCTGCGGTTCGGGTTCACGCCGCTCTATCTGGACGAAGGCGACGTGGTGCGCGCGGCGGAGGTGCTGGAGGAGATCATGGTGACTGAGGCCTGGCGCGCGGCGGAATACCAGGTGCGCGGTCGGGTGACGTAG
- a CDS encoding FAD-binding oxidoreductase, with translation MDGQGSPHHEVIEALRAELGDRLSTGTSIRDLHGRDEAYSAPHSPDAVAFPETTEEVSRIMTLCHAHRCPVVPFGIGSSLEGHVIPLHGGISIDTSRMNRVLEVHEADLDAVVQPGVTRKQLNEDLRATGLMFTVDPGANATLGGMAATRASGTNAVRYGTMRENVLALEVVLADGRVIETGTRARKSAAGYDLTHLFVGSEGTLGIITKLTVRLFGQPEQISAATCAFPDVASAVDTVILAIQSGLPMARVELLDEVQMRGMARYNPDLDMPETPHLFLEFHGSEAGVAEQVETFRDLATEHGGSEFKWATRTEDRTRLWEARHNAYYAAQALRQGAKGVVTDSCVPISALAEAIARTKSAIAEAGLIAPLVGHVGDGNFHLSILVDPDVAEEVAAAKALASRVSRIALELGGTVTGEHGIGIGKMGYMREEHGDALDVMADIKRALDPLNLMNPGKIVEV, from the coding sequence ATGGATGGACAGGGTTCGCCGCATCACGAGGTGATCGAGGCGTTGCGCGCCGAATTGGGCGACAGGCTTTCAACCGGCACGTCGATCCGCGACCTGCATGGTCGGGACGAGGCGTATTCCGCACCGCACAGCCCCGATGCCGTGGCCTTCCCCGAGACGACCGAGGAAGTCAGCCGCATCATGACGCTCTGCCATGCGCATCGCTGCCCGGTCGTGCCCTTCGGGATCGGCTCCTCGCTGGAGGGGCATGTCATCCCGCTGCACGGGGGCATCTCGATCGATACGAGCCGCATGAACCGCGTGCTCGAGGTGCACGAGGCCGATCTCGACGCGGTCGTGCAGCCGGGCGTCACCCGCAAACAGCTGAACGAGGATCTGCGCGCGACGGGGCTGATGTTCACCGTCGATCCGGGCGCAAATGCCACGCTGGGCGGCATGGCTGCGACACGGGCCTCGGGCACCAATGCGGTGCGTTACGGCACCATGCGCGAGAATGTCCTCGCGCTTGAGGTGGTGCTCGCCGATGGCCGGGTGATCGAGACCGGAACGCGGGCGCGGAAATCCGCGGCGGGCTACGATCTGACGCATCTGTTCGTGGGCTCCGAAGGCACGCTCGGCATCATCACGAAGCTCACCGTGCGGCTTTTCGGTCAGCCCGAACAGATCTCGGCGGCGACCTGCGCCTTTCCCGATGTGGCCTCTGCGGTCGACACGGTGATCCTCGCCATTCAATCGGGCCTGCCCATGGCCAGGGTGGAGCTTCTGGACGAGGTGCAGATGCGCGGCATGGCGCGCTACAATCCCGATCTCGACATGCCGGAGACACCGCATCTTTTCCTTGAGTTCCACGGCTCAGAGGCGGGCGTGGCCGAGCAGGTCGAGACATTCCGCGATCTGGCCACGGAACATGGCGGCTCCGAATTCAAATGGGCCACGCGGACCGAGGATCGTACCCGGCTCTGGGAGGCGCGGCACAACGCCTATTACGCCGCACAGGCCTTGCGACAAGGGGCCAAGGGCGTGGTGACCGATAGCTGCGTGCCGATCTCGGCGCTTGCCGAGGCTATCGCGCGCACCAAGTCCGCCATCGCCGAGGCGGGGCTGATCGCGCCCTTGGTGGGGCATGTGGGGGACGGGAATTTCCACCTGTCGATCCTGGTCGATCCCGACGTGGCCGAGGAGGTCGCCGCGGCCAAGGCCCTGGCCTCCCGCGTGAGCCGCATCGCGCTGGAACTGGGCGGGACCGTGACCGGCGAGCACGGGATCGGCATCGGCAAGATGGGCTACATGCGCGAAGAACATGGCGACGCGCTTGACGTGATGGCCGATATCAAGCGTGCGCTCGATCCCTTGAACCTGATGAACCCGGGCAAGATCGTCGAGGTGTGA